The following are from one region of the Halomonas qaidamensis genome:
- the phnE gene encoding phosphonate ABC transporter, permease protein PhnE encodes MPVSTSSQGAPLWQRRTTRAQWLQFAAWLVGISLFLLCWKVISDNTMWVFVEDAGRQGSDLISRMMPPRWEYANVLWKPMWDTLNIATLGTALGIAMAFPVAFLAARNTTPHPLVRSLALTIIVSSRSINSLIWAMLLVTILGPGVLAGIIAIALRSIGFVGKLLYEAIEEIHPTPVEAISATGASRLQVMNYGVLPQVMPAFAGISVYRWDINIRESTVLGLVGAGGIGLQLNASINSLAWNQVSVIFVMIFATVLVSEWVSARVRHAII; translated from the coding sequence CTCCCAAGGGGCGCCGCTGTGGCAGCGGCGTACTACCCGTGCTCAGTGGCTGCAGTTCGCCGCCTGGCTTGTCGGCATCAGCCTGTTTCTGCTGTGCTGGAAAGTGATTTCTGATAACACCATGTGGGTGTTTGTTGAAGATGCTGGCCGCCAGGGCAGCGACTTAATCAGCCGTATGATGCCGCCGCGTTGGGAGTACGCCAACGTGCTATGGAAGCCCATGTGGGATACCTTAAACATTGCTACGTTAGGAACGGCGCTAGGCATTGCCATGGCCTTTCCTGTGGCGTTTTTAGCAGCACGTAACACCACGCCACATCCACTGGTGCGTAGCCTAGCGCTCACTATTATTGTGTCGTCACGCTCTATCAACTCGCTGATTTGGGCCATGCTGCTAGTCACCATTCTTGGCCCTGGCGTCTTGGCGGGCATTATCGCCATTGCGCTACGTTCCATTGGTTTTGTGGGCAAGCTGCTTTATGAAGCCATTGAAGAGATCCACCCAACGCCTGTGGAAGCGATTAGCGCCACCGGCGCCAGCCGCCTGCAGGTGATGAACTACGGTGTATTGCCCCAAGTTATGCCGGCTTTCGCGGGTATCAGCGTGTATCGCTGGGACATCAATATTCGTGAGTCTACCGTGCTGGGCCTAGTGGGCGCTGGTGGTATTGGCTTGCAGCTCAATGCCTCAATTAACAGCCTCGCCTGGAATCAGGTGAGCGTCATCTTTGTGATGATTTTTGCCACGGTACTGGTGTCCGAGTGGGTCTCTGCCCGTGTGCGCCACGCGATCATCTAG